The following are encoded together in the Choristoneura fumiferana chromosome 4, NRCan_CFum_1, whole genome shotgun sequence genome:
- the LOC141427193 gene encoding uncharacterized protein: MLAHLVDVKDVIDHKEYFPKFVRCMKRKTLRALDRSLSTDIVPIAEGVNLVRFEMVDKTGIMPDNFTSMWSEKELEEGEWRTLAMQRMSKVLRTHVIKFDLEEGKTTAKVEFRGRRRHQMMVMMMFGIVSIGMVLIPMGFQFLAVLGGKALLLAKMALILATIQGLKKVDNNDGLHDRGKIGPSPLNYGFYHSYPPYDHYEKRSGDDWPPPVAMPGTPPPSLSKHNSWSNFESGNIKTDRIDLGAGYTDDPNDVKHSDSSMTQFIKRKSDPRLYPVYNGSPDASPFTVIDSPTPLLDLTTTPGEVQADYTLELPYNGFRFQSPTPVVSS, from the exons ATGTTAGCGcac CTAGTCGATGTGAAAGACGTGATCGATCATAAAGAGTATTTCCCCAAGTTCGTGCGTTGTATGAAGCGTAAGACTCTGAGGGCTTTGGACCGGTCACTCAGTACGGATATAGTGCCCATAGCGGAAGGAGTCAACTTGGTGCGATTCGAGATGGTCGACAAGACTGGAATTATGCCTGACAACTTTACCAG TATGTGGTCGGAGAAAGAATTGGAGGAAGGAGAGTGGCGTACTCTCGCCATGCAGCGAATGTCGAAAGTGCTCAGGACTCACGTTATCAAATTTGATTTGGAAGAGGGAAAAACAACAGCAAAGG TCGAGTTCCGCGGCCGTCGCCGTCAtcagatgatggtgatgatgatgttcgGCATCGTTTCCATTGGCATGGTGCTCATACCTATGGGTTTCCAGTTCCTCGCCGTGCTTGGCGGAAAAGCGCTCTTGCTCGCCAAAATGGCTCTCATACTAGCCACTATACAAGGATTGAAAAAG GTAGACAATAATGATGGGTTACATGACAGAGGGAAG ATCGGTCCAAGTCCGCTGAATTACGGATTCTATCATTCCTATCCTCCTTATGATCATTACGAGAAGCGATCCGGAGACGACTGGCCGCCGCCGGTCGCCATGCCTGGCACGCCTCCGCCGTCACTCTCAAAACACAATTCCTGGTCTAATTTCGAAAGCGGAAACATCAAAACTGACAGAATAGATTTAGGCGCCGGCTATACAGACGATCCTAATGATGTGAAACATAGTGATTCGAGTATGACTcaatttataaaaagaaaatcagATCCTAGACTGTATCCAGTTTATAACGGTTCTCCAGATGCATCTCCATTTACTGTTATCGATTCTCCTACACCACTTTTAGATTTAACGACCACTCCAGGAGAGGTCCAAGCGGATTACACATTAGAACTCCCCTACAATGGGTTTCGTTTTCAAAGTCCCACTCCTGTCGTTTCATCTTAA
- the LOC141427513 gene encoding uncharacterized protein, with product MKMNIFIASIISVVLLTTVKAENLEDHDAYMSHFVADIWLEGADVVRILWRDCAKKLVDVKDVIDHKEYFPKFVRCMKRKTLRALDRSLSTDIVPIAEGVNLVRFEMVDKTGNIMPDNFTSMWSEKELEEGEWRTLAMQRMSKVLRTHVIKFDLEEGKTTAKVEFRGRRRHQMMVMMMFGIVSIGMVLIPMGFQFLAVLGGKALLLAKMALILASIQGLKKVDNNDGLHDRGKIGPSPLNYGFYHSYPPYDHYEKRSGDDWPPPVAMPGTPPPSLSKHNSWSNLESGNIKADRIDLGAVYTDDPNIVKHSDSSMTQFIKRKSDPILYPVYNGSPDASPFTVIDSPTPLLDLTTTPGEVQADYTLELPYNGFRFQSPTPVVSS from the exons atgaaaatgaatatttttatagCATCTATTATTAGTGTGGTATTATTGACCACGGTCAAGGCTGAGAATTTAGAAGACCACGATGCCTACATGAGTCATTTTGTAGCAGATATATGGCTAGAGGGTGCGGATGTCGTTCGAATTCTATGGCGGGATTGTGCCAAAAAA CTAGTCGATGTGAAAGACGTGATCGATCATAAAGAGTATTTCCCCAAGTTCGTGCGTTGTATGAAGCGTAAGACTCTGAGGGCTTTGGACCGGTCACTCAGTACGGATATAGTGCCCATAGCGGAAGGAGTCAACTTGGTGCGATTCGAGATGGTCGACAAGACTGGGAATATTATGCCTGACAACTTTACCAG TATGTGGTCGGAGAAAGAATTGGAGGAAGGAGAGTGGCGTACTCTCGCCATGCAGCGAATGTCGAAAGTGCTCAGGACTCACGTTATCAAATTTGATTTGGAAGAGGGAAAAACAACAGCAAAGG TCGAGTTCCGCGGCCGTCGCCGTCAtcagatgatggtgatgatgatgttcgGCATCGTTTCCATTGGCATGGTGCTCATACCTATGGGTTTCCAGTTCCTCGCCGTGCTTGGCGGAAAAGCGCTCTTGCTCGCCAAAATGGCTCTCATACTAGCCTCTATACAAGGATTGAAAAAG GTAGACAATAATGATGGGTTACATGACAGAGGGAAG ATCGGTCCAAGTCCGCTGAATTACGGATTCTATCATTCCTATCCTCCTTATGATCATTACGAGAAGCGATCCGGAGACGACTGGCCGCCGCCGGTCGCCATGCCTGGCACGCCTCCGCCGTCACTCTCAAAACACAATTCCTGGTCTAATCTCGAAAGCGGAAACATCAAAGCTGACAGAATAGATTTAGGCGCCGTTTATACAGACGATCCTAATATAGTGAAACATAGTGATTCGAGTATGACTcaatttataaaaagaaaatcagATCCTATACTGTATCCAGTTTATAACGGTTCTCCAGATGCATCTCCATTTACTGTTATCGATTCTCCTACACCACTTTTAGATTTAACGACCACTCCAGGAGAGGTCCAAGCGGATTACACATTAGAACTCCCCTACAATGGGTTTCGTTTTCAAAGTCCCACTCCTGTCGTTTCATCTTAA